In one Parambassis ranga chromosome 6, fParRan2.1, whole genome shotgun sequence genomic region, the following are encoded:
- the LOC114437586 gene encoding solute carrier family 45 member 3 produces the protein MPGWRSQWRLVLLNSLTCGLEICVAAGITYVPPLLLEAGVEERYMTMVLGIGPVLGLLFIPLIGSASDHCNSSYGRRRPFIWLLSLGVLLALFIIPHADVLAARLAWGGQTLQVGFLILGVGLLDFCGQVCFTPLEALLSDLYRDEEDCGQAFAMFSFMVSLGGCIGYLLPALDWSRGLLSVYLGGQAECLFSLLIIIFISSVLITMKVSEEHFCATSGLAGSGSLLESGAGAMEAGRCGVPRSCCYLLKCKLRLLKSGPMLCLLRSCWSMTPAIYRSYCHVPQVMRQLCVAQLCSWMAVMSFMLFYTDFVGEGLYKGVPSALPGSMSRQRYDEGIRMGSLGLFLQCATSTFFSLVMSRLVRHFGSRWVYLSSMVSFTASALVICLSKSVVLTTVMAALTGYAYATLQTLPYTLTCHYHKEKEVYMPKRTTKSIHKNGKTTKRDSVYLSSVEEEGGLNHKQGAPYRHALFSQDSYEYYPGTQSQNGTSHSSSGTEQDEAEMGYEKRGVGLDFAILDSTFLLSQVFPTLFMGMIVQFAQSVTAYIACSAIFGAVAISLANQIVFEQKDLRS, from the exons ATGCCTGGATGGAGGTCTCAGTGGCGTCTCGTCCTGCTGAACTCCCTGACCTGTGGCCTGGAGATCTGTGTGGCAGCTGGGATCACATACGTGCCCccactgctgctggaggctggaGTAGAGGAGCGCTACATGACTATGGTACTAG gTATTGGGCCTGTTCTTGGCCTCCTGTTCATCCCTCTGATTGGCTCAGCCAGTGACCACTGCAACAGCAGTTATGGCAGGAGGCGGCCTTTTATCTGGCTGTTGTCTCTGGGAGTCCTCCTGGCACTTTTCATCATTCCCCATGCTGACGTCCTGGCAGCACGCCTTGCCTGGGGTGGGCAGACCCTCCAG GTGGGTTTCCTTATTCTTGGTGTGGGGCTCCTTGACTTTTGTGGACAAGTGTGCTTTACACCACTGGAGGCTCTTTTATCAGACCTGTACCGGGACGAAGAGGACTGCGGCCAAGCCTTTGCTATGTTCTCCTTCATGGTCAGCTTGGGAGGCTGCATTGGTTATTTACTACCTGCACTGGACTGGAGTCGTGGTTTGCTTTCTGTTTACCTGGGAGGCCAGGCTGAGTGcctgttttctctcctcatcatcatcttcatctccaGCGTCCTCATTACCATGAAGGTGTCTGAAGAACACTTCTGTGCAACCAGCGGACTGGCAGGATCAGGATCTCTGCTGGAGTCAGGAGCTGGAGCGATGGAGGCCGGCCGGTGCGGCGTGCCACGCTCATGCTGCTACCTGCTTAAGTGCAAGCTGCGACTGCTCAAGTCTGGACCCATGCTATGCTTGCTGAGATCATGCTGGTCCATGACCCCAGCCATCTACAGGAGCTACTGCCATGTCCCGCAGGTGATGAGGCAGCTGTGCGTGgctcagctctgcagctggaTGGCTGTCATGTCATTTATGCTTTTCTACACAGACTTTGTGGGGGAGGGCCTGTACAAGGGTGTGCCCAGTGCATTACCAGGAAGTATGTCCAGGCAAAGATACGATGAAG GAATCCGTATGGGCAGCCTGGGCCTGTTCCTGCAGTGTGCTACCTCAACCTTCTtctctctggttatgagtcgTTTGGTTCGGCATTTTGGGTCGCGATGGGTCTACCTGAGCAGCATGGTtagcttcacagcttctgcttTAGTCATCTGCCTGTCCAAAAGTGTTGTCCTGACCACTGTAATGGCAGCTCTCACTGGCTATGCTTATGCAACGCTGCAGACTCTGCCTTACACACTCACCTGCCATTACCACAAGGAGAAAGAG GTCTATATGCCAAAAAGGACAACCAAAAGCATACATAAAAATGGCAAAACAACCAAGCGGGACTCTGTGTATTTGAGTTCTGTGGAAGAAGAGGGTGGACTGAACCACAAACAAGGGGCTCCTTACAGGCACGCCTTGTTCAGCCAGGACAGCTACGAGTACTATCCTGGCACACAAAGCCAGAACGGCACATCTCACAGCTCAAGTGGCACTGAGCAGGACGAGGCTGAGATGGGGTATGAGAAACGTGGGGTGGGCTTGGACTTCGCCATCTTAGACAGCACCTTTCTCCTTTCTCAGGTTTTCCCCACCCTCTTCATGGGCATGATTGTTCAGTTCGCACAGTCCGTCACTGCCTACATTGCCTGCTCTGCCATCTTTGGAGCTGTCGCCATTTCTCTGGCCAATCAAATTGTCTTTGAACAAAAGGACCTCAGAAGTTGA
- the ferry3 gene encoding ferry endosomal RAB5 effector complex subunit 3: MKKNKAKANSTAEKEFVFEFRVGKHNCVLKVPLHFPVQENISDLHGRLMLLHKIPCYIENELKTSLSNFIEKETILDYDREAELALQRLTTGDVDVNQLTNAWTRSYVETTLEHARPEEPSWDEDFADVYHELIHSPASDTLLNLEHNYFVSISELISERDMEIKKLQERQATEMDKVMHELGNTLSDQDVNTVASQHFDAQQVLENKWANELKQVTAIQKQEYQEWVIKLHQDLQKSNNSSKINEEIKVQPSQLSEPADSSARMFEEQPLLEESFTIHLGAQLKTMHNLRLVRADVLDFCKHRRHGSSGAKLRRLQTALSLYSSSLCGLVLLVDNRVNSYSGIKRDFATVAKECTDFHFHCLEEQLEEVQQVVLYARAQRSSKQKDQPDMSRNGGDEKNKNVERNPSNLLPGEFYISRHSNLSEVHVIFHLCVDDNVRSGNITARDPAIMGLRNILKVCCTHDITTVTVPLLLVHDMSEEMTIPWCLKRAELVFKCVKGFMMEMASWDGGISRTVQFLVPKTISEEMFYQLSNMLPQIFRVSSTLTLTSKH, translated from the exons atgaagaagaacaaagccAAAGCAAATAGTACTGCTGAGAAGGAGTTTGTTTTTGAGTTTAGGGTAGGGAAACACAATTGTGTTCTTAAAGTGCCCCTGCACTTCCCTGTACAGGAGAACATTAGTGACCTTCATGGACGCCTGATGCTACTACATAAAATACCCTGCTACATAGAAAACG AGCTTAAGACTTCACTTTCCAATTTCATTGAGAAAGAGACCATTCTGGATTATGACAGAGAGGCGGAGCTGGCCCTGCAGAGACTCACAACAGGAGATGTTGATGTAAACCAACTCACTAATGCATGGACCAGATCTTATGTGGAG ACTACGCTGGAGCATGCACGGCCAGAAGAGCCCAGTTGGGATGAAGACTTTGCAGATGTTTATCATGAGCTGATTCATTCCCCTGCCTCAGATACACTCCTCAACCTGGAGCACAACTATTTTGTTAGCATCTCTGAGCTTATCAGCGAGAGAGACATGGAGATAAAGAAATTACAGGAGAG ACAAGCAACAGAAATGGACAAAGTGATGCATGAGCTGGGGAATACTTTGAGTGACCAGGATGTAAATACAGTTGCCTCTCAACACTTTGATGCACAGCAG gtCCTGGAGAATAAGTGGGCCAATGAACTGAAGCAAGTGACTGCCATTCAAAAGCAGGAGTATCAAGAATGGGTCATCAAACTGCACCAGGACCTGCAGAAGTCCAACAATAGCAGCAAAATTAA TGAGGAGATAAAAGTGCAGCCCAGTCAGCTGTCTGAGCCTGCAGATTCTTCTGCCAGGATGTTTGAGGAGCAgcctctgctggaggagagcTTCACCATACATCTTG GAGCGCAACTGAAGACAATGCACAACCTGAGACTTGTCCGAGCAGATGTGCTGGATTTCTGTAAACACAGACGACACGGCAGCAGTGGAGCAAAGCTGCGGCGGCTGCAGACAGCCCTTTCACTatactcctcctccctctgtggtCTGGTACTGCTAGTTGACAACAGAGTCAATTCCTACAGTGGCATCAAAAGAG ACTTTGCCACTGTGGCAAAGGAGTGTACAGACTTCCACTTTCACTGTCTGGAGGAGCAGTTGGAGGAGGTACAGCAGGTGGTGCTCTATGCCAGAGCTCAGCGGAGCAGCAAGCAGAAAGACCAGCCtg ACATGTCCAGGAATGGAggtgatgaaaaaaacaaaaatgttgaaAGAAATCCCTCTAATCTTTTACCAG GTGAGTTCTATATTTCACGACACTCCAACCTGTCAGAGGTCCATGTCatttttcatctgtgtgtggaCGACAACGTCCGCTCGGGGAACATCACAGCACGGGACCCGGCCATCATGGGGTTGAGAAATATTCTGAAGGTCTGCTGCACACATGACATCACCACAGTCACCGTCCCTCTGCTACTGGTCCATGACATGTCAGAG GAGATGACCATACCATGGTGTTTAAAAAGAGCAGAACTGGTATTCAAATGTGTCAAAG GCTTCATGATGGAAATGGCTTCCTGGGATGGAGGTATATCACGTACAGTCCAGTTTCTAGTGCCAAAG ACAATATCCGAGGAGATGTTCTACCAGTTGAGCAACATGCTGCCTCAGATCTTCCGTGTCTCCTCTACCCTAACTCTAACTTCAAAGCACTGA